The nucleotide sequence CTCTTCTGGTACTACAGTAGGCTGCAGGATGCTGGTAACCAGAACTGATGGGACATTTGCTATGACCCCAACCCTGCTTTGTGGTGGTTGCTTCCTGATTAAGTACCCTCCCTCGTATTATAATATATGTCACAGTATATGATGATAGACAAAAACTCTGGCAACTACCCATGCCTTggttgtgtgtgtggggggggggaggggaagcccttaccttccatattagaatcaatactgtatattggttccaaggcagaagagggataagggctaggcaatgatgctaagaagtatctgagaccacatttgaacccaggacctcccaccttcaggcctggttctcaatctactgagctacctagctacttcCCACATCCAGTATTTGTTAAATGCTGCCACGGACAGAATTTTAGAAAGAGTTTTTACAATAGTAATGGTAACAACAGATAACATTTGTATAGAGCTCAAAAATTTGCAAAAAGCTTTTCAAGtagtgtctcattttatcctcaaaattctaaggtaggtgcttttactatcccttttttacagataaagaaactgaggctgaaagatgCTAAATAAGAAGGAagtctttattaagcacccacaatATGCTGGGTaccatactaagtgctttataaaatacttcatctgatcctcacaaaaactctgcacacttattattatccccattttacaactgaggaaattggagcagacaagttaaatgacttgcccagggtcacctagatagtgaatatctgaggtcaaatttgaattcaggtcttcctaagtccaggctttatccactatgccatctagttgcATCACGAGGGAAACTTTCTGAGCCAAGCTCCCCTTGTCCAGCCTCATGTGGAATGATATTGGGGAAGGAAGGGTGATGTCCCTTGAGATGTCCTCATGCCCCTTTGGCCCTGTTTATTGCTCCCATGGAAACTTCACAGACAACATCTCCTCTGTAAGGCTTCTCTCCGCCAACACATCCTCAACAGGACATACATTATACCAACAAATGCTCATTCAGCTTTGGTTTGAACACTCCCATATAAGGATAGCCCTCTTGCCCATGAAAGCAACTTATTCTACTTCTAGATAACTATGTGAGGAAGTTTTATTAACTTCAATCCTGAGTCTGCTCTTTGAAACTTCCACCATTATTTCAAGTCTtatgagtcttctcttctctttcttttgttttcttaaacccttaccttgcatcttagaatcaatattgtgtattggttctaaggcagaagagtggtaaaagctagtcaatgggagttaagtgacttgtccagggccacacagctaggaaatgtctgagcccaaatctgaatccagaacctcccctctctaggccctggctctcaatccactagctcTCCAGTCACCTAGATGTCCCCCAGGTCTTCTCTTTTCAAGGCCAAAACTTAGATCTTCCTTATATAATCTTGCATTCTATTCAATATGCCTCCTAGTTATCTTTAATATAAATCACATAAAATTTCAACAAGTCCTCTAAGTATACTATTatctgttatattatattatagtctGTGCAGAATGAGAGTATTAATTCGTCTACACTGGTGATAAATATTCTCCATTAATGCCGTCCTTTGATGCCTCACTGTGGGGGTGAGGTAGAAACTGTGTTTTTGGTAACTATGCCAGCAAAGCAAAGTTCTGCAATGTCCTTTCACATAGGAAACCCCAGGATCTTAATTTCTATGCCAACAGAAAGTAAATTCTGCAAGGTCCCATTCTTCTTTAAAGTACTTCATAACCTCTCTAATAGATTTGCCACTACTGGCCACTTACTCTCCTCCTAGCTATTCTTGCCCccccatagattttttttaatcctttcagttccaaggcagaaaaatggtaagggagAAGCAAagagctactccagtatctttgccaagaaaatcctaagtgAAGTTAGGAAGAGTGGGACATGAGTGAAATAACTGAACACTATCACTCATCCCATATGAAAAATAAGTGCCAAATCTTGTCAATCCCTATCTCCATATGTTATATCCATCACTTTCCCTTTAATTCACACAATCACCACTCAAGTTtatgatttcttcatttctttcctggactatttcaatagcatCCTAGTTGGTCTACCTGCCTCCAGTGTTTCCCCCTCTCTGATCTAACCTTCACATTAACTACCAATGTGATAAACCCAAAATATAGGTTTGACTATCTCACCtctttactcaataaactccagtagctacCTATCAACTCTAGTATCCAAGTCAAACTCTTTCTGGAATTTAAATCCCTacacatttccttccttcttatttttttcacttttatacaTTCCTTCTCTTCATGCACTTTATGGTCCAGCCAACCTTTGTTTTTTACTATTTCTCTCATACATGACATAATTGCCATGCCTTGGAATGCACTCCTTTTCTCAGCTCAGCCTTCTAGAATCACTGATTTACCTCAAAGCTAAGGTCAAATAGCCCTCAGAAGAGGAAACCATTCTTAGTGCCCTTAGCAACTAGTGCCTCCTCCAAACTATCTtgcatttttgttaatattttgtaaatatttatgcGCGGACATGAGGcaggtaggtagttcagtggatagagcactgttcctgaagtcaagaaggcaTGAGTTCAAACCTAGTCTCCAAAACTTAGCTGTGTAGGCCACTGCCGCCGCCCAGAGACCGCTGAACCCCCCGTTCGTCCGTCCGCCGCCGCCACTCACTCCGGGCACAGAATATTCAGTCATGGATAAAAATGAGCTGGTGCAGAAGGCCAAATTGGCTGAGCAGGCTGAGAGATATGATGACATGGCATCCTGCATGAAGTCTGTAACTGAGCAAGGAGCTGAATTATCCAATGAGGAGAGGAATCTTCTCTCTGTTGCTTACAAAAATGTCGTAGGGGCCCGAAGGTCATCTTGGAGGGTCGTTTCAAGTATTGAGCAAAAGACGGAAGGTGCTGAGAAAAAACAGCAGATGGCCCGAGAATAcagagagaaaattgagaccGAACTAAGAGATATCTGCAATGATGTGCTGTCTCTATTGGAAAAGTTCTTGATTCCTAATGCTTCACAAGCAGAAAGCAAAGttttctatttgaaaatgaaaggagaCTACTACCGTTACTTGGCTGAGGTTGCTGCTGGTGATGACAAGAAAGGAATAGTGGATCAGTCACAACAAGCATATCAAGAAGCATTTGAAATCAGCAAAAAGGAGATGCAACCAACGCATCCTATAAGATTGGGTCTGGCCTTGAACTTCTCTGTGTTCTATTATGAGATCCTGAACTCTCCAGAGAAAGCTTGCTCCCTTGCAAAGACAGCTTTTGATGAAGCCATTGCTGAACTTGATACATTAAGTGAAGAATCATACAAAGACAGCACACTAATAATGCAATTACTGAGAGACAACTTGACATTGTGGACATCGGACACCCAAGGAGATGAAGCTGAAGCAGGAGGAGGGGAGAATTAACCAGCCTTccaacttttgtctgcctcattcTAAAATTTACACAGTAGACCATTTGTCATCCATGCTCTCCCACAAATAGTTTTTGTTTACGATTTATGACAGGTTTATGTTACTTCTATTTGGATTTCTATATTTCCCATGTGGTTTTTATGTTTAATATTAGGGGAGTAGAGCCAGTTAACATTTGGGGAGTTATCTGTTTTCATCCGAGGTGGCCAATGTGGGGATATGGAATTTTTATATACGTTTTACATGTTTGGCATAGTACTTTTGGTACATTGTGATTTCACAAGGCCAGTGTTAAAACAGCTTCCATGTCTAAGCAAAGAAAACTGCCTACATATTGGCCTGTCATGGTGGGGGGAAAAAGGGATAATTGGTTCCAGCCACAGGTGTAGTTATTGTGGGGTACTTTAGGGTTGGAGCACTCATGGCTGTGGTAGAAACAGATGTCCCATAGATATTACATGCCATTCCATGTATATCTGTGGAATACACAAATCTCAACGTGTACACCTTTATGATTGCAGTTGCAAAAGTGTTCCTTAAGACAAAGTTTTAACCCAGTCAATTTACTCTGGAGAAGGGCAGAAACGGTTCACATTCCATTATTTGTAAAGTTACCTGCTGTTCGCTTTCATTATTTTTGCTacactcattttatttgtatttaaatggTTTAGGCAACCTAAGAACAAATGTACAAGTAAAGATGCAGTAAAAATGAATTGCTTGATATTCATAAAGTCACTGTATATCAAGCACAGCagtaaaacaaaaaacccatgtatttaactttttttaggttttttgcttttgtgatttttttgatACTTGCCTAACATGCATGTGCTGTAAAAATAGTTA is from Gracilinanus agilis isolate LMUSP501 chromosome 2, AgileGrace, whole genome shotgun sequence and encodes:
- the LOC123237744 gene encoding 14-3-3 protein zeta/delta-like — its product is MDKNELVQKAKLAEQAERYDDMASCMKSVTEQGAELSNEERNLLSVAYKNVVGARRSSWRVVSSIEQKTEGAEKKQQMAREYREKIETELRDICNDVLSLLEKFLIPNASQAESKVFYLKMKGDYYRYLAEVAAGDDKKGIVDQSQQAYQEAFEISKKEMQPTHPIRLGLALNFSVFYYEILNSPEKACSLAKTAFDEAIAELDTLSEESYKDSTLIMQLLRDNLTLWTSDTQGDEAEAGGGEN